A window of Corticium candelabrum chromosome 3, ooCorCand1.1, whole genome shotgun sequence contains these coding sequences:
- the LOC134177229 gene encoding uncharacterized protein LOC134177229 isoform X2, whose product MSHFHHGLMVFGLMVFALTTVFRLITCTEVKEIKVSQKFDSTGDTFRTTPNPDIDTTTKSPSVGISPGNSSSLPADNTTEGPSHKPPHNLTWEILIAIGCLVTLCALIVAVVGCHKLLFSRPSTGQHDVKLEGDEENIEHHEMDVRDEKRNAEDGEEDTGQHEQDTCNTMIKEDLRKLGDKLEKVEGRMMGMDTKMDDYHDEIAGILTEQPPSS is encoded by the exons ATGTCTCATTTCCACCATGGTCTCATGGTCTTCGGTCTCATGGTCTTCGCTCTCACAACTGTATTCAGGCTCATCACGTGTACAGAAGTAAAAG AGATTAAAGTGAGCCAGAAATTTGATTCGACAGGAGATACTTTCAGGACTACTCCTAATCCGGATATTGATACCACAACAAAGTCACCAAGTGTAGGTATTTCACCAGGCAACTCATCATCTCTACCagcagacaacacaacagaaggTCCAA GTCACAAGCCACCTCACAATTTGACTTGGGAAATACTCATTGCAATTGGGTGTTTGGTTACCCTATGCGCACTAatagttgctgttgttggttGTCACAAACTATTGTTCTCCCGACCTTCAACAGGTCAACATG ACGTGAAGCTGGAAGGTGATGAGGAGAACATAGAACACCATGAAATGGACGTAAGAGACGAGAAAAGAAACGCAGAAGACGGTGAAGAAGACACAGGACAACATGAACAAGACACGTGTAATACAATGATCAAAGAGGATCTACGTAAACTTGGTGACAAACTAGAGAAAGTAGAAGGAAGAATGATGGGAATGGATACCAAAATGGACGATTACCACGATGAAATAGCAGGTATTTTAACGGAACAACCACCATCTAGTTGA
- the LOC134177229 gene encoding uncharacterized protein LOC134177229 isoform X1, with the protein MGEGLHYDVVSSGNLLITGVNESDNGEYSVVATNFYTHMDATKSVYLTVIPKEIKVSQKFDSTGDTFRTTPNPDIDTTTKSPSVGISPGNSSSLPADNTTEGPSHKPPHNLTWEILIAIGCLVTLCALIVAVVGCHKLLFSRPSTGQHDVKLEGDEENIEHHEMDVRDEKRNAEDGEEDTGQHEQDTCNTMIKEDLRKLGDKLEKVEGRMMGMDTKMDDYHDEIAGILTEQPPSS; encoded by the exons ATGGGGGAAGGGCTACACTACGATGTTGTCAGTAGTGGAAACTTGCTGATCACTGGAGTGAACGAAAGTGATAACGGAGAGTACTCAGTTGTTGCAACAAATTTCTATACACACATGGATGCAACAAAATCTGTATATCTCACTGTCATCCCTAAAG AGATTAAAGTGAGCCAGAAATTTGATTCGACAGGAGATACTTTCAGGACTACTCCTAATCCGGATATTGATACCACAACAAAGTCACCAAGTGTAGGTATTTCACCAGGCAACTCATCATCTCTACCagcagacaacacaacagaaggTCCAA GTCACAAGCCACCTCACAATTTGACTTGGGAAATACTCATTGCAATTGGGTGTTTGGTTACCCTATGCGCACTAatagttgctgttgttggttGTCACAAACTATTGTTCTCCCGACCTTCAACAGGTCAACATG ACGTGAAGCTGGAAGGTGATGAGGAGAACATAGAACACCATGAAATGGACGTAAGAGACGAGAAAAGAAACGCAGAAGACGGTGAAGAAGACACAGGACAACATGAACAAGACACGTGTAATACAATGATCAAAGAGGATCTACGTAAACTTGGTGACAAACTAGAGAAAGTAGAAGGAAGAATGATGGGAATGGATACCAAAATGGACGATTACCACGATGAAATAGCAGGTATTTTAACGGAACAACCACCATCTAGTTGA
- the LOC134177228 gene encoding hemicentin-1-like isoform X2 — protein sequence MTCSLHQDGGLYECFAEAGGLRLNASTWLRVIVPPVIHNVTNATAVVGENVTLTCLAKQHLFLRWKFNGSFVDHMPRYRVIGMGEQLVIKNIRETDHGWYLCQAFNEAFNSIEKVHLFVLIPPQMISGPQNTFVPLLWKVAFTCVSSGRPKPTSLWIHNKEVVALDKRPNVAIYPDHIEIANVTLQDEGEYCCEVVSDAGIAPSNCTTLTVLGHVAVLLSTVVHIMWGNKVTLNCSVASLDISEVQWTVNGAVVDSKLHSRLAQFDSRQLDVDGVLYSDSHLNIVCSVKVNDSAIAAERFWLNVSEAVGAPTEVSVSALGYGVVLVSWKWSSVYKQSHRIVLYHDGLMVKSEVVGSEASSAAISYGTGNTKYIVIVEAISAEGVYLPSKPVEFTSSVAVEMTLVWNGFEGDDTTSDVMARTRGTPRATTRSTIRSHQSTPPSHSDGKASSNFVIPVVVCVCVPVIVGPLVIFLIVRKRITTKRYETQHDSKSTKDMEIDTSSQT from the exons ATGACTTGCTCACTTCATCAAG ATGGAGGGCTTTATGAATGCTTTGCAGAAGCAGGAGGACTAAGACTGAATGCCAGTACTTGGCTTCGAGTTATTG TTCCTCCTGTTATACATAACGTCACCAATGCAactgcagtagttggagaAAATGTGACTCTGACGTGTTTGGCTAAACAACACTTGTTCTTGCGGTGGAAATTTAATGGATCTTTTGTAGATCATATGCCACGATATCGGGTAATAGGGATGGGAGAGCAGTTGGTTATAAAGAACATTCGTGAGACAGATCACGGATGGTATCTGTGCCAAGCATTCAATGAAGCATTTAACTCTATAGAAAAAGTTCATCTCTTTGTGCTAA TTCCTCCACAAATGATATCGGGGCCTCAGAATACATTTGTTCCTTTATTATGGAAGGTTGCTTTTACTTGTGTGAGTTCCGGTCGTCCCAAACCAACTTCTTTGTGGATACACAATAAAGAAGTTGTTGCATTAGACAAACGGCCTAATGTTGCCATATATCCAGATCACATAGAAATCGCTAATGTTACACTTCAAGATGAAGGCGAATATTGTTGTGAAGTTGTTAGCGATGCAGGCATAGCACCATCAAACTGCACAACGTTGACGGTTCTGG GTCACGTGGCAGTGCTTCTAAGCACAGTTGTTCACATCATGTGGGGAAATAAGGTGACACTGAACTGCAGTGTTGCTTCCTTGGATATCTCTGAAGTCCAGTGGACTGTCAATGGTGCTGTTGTAGACAGCAAGTTGCACTCACGGCTTGCTCAGTTTGACAGTCGACAGCTGGATGTTGACGGGGTGCTTTATAGTGATAGTCATTTGAATATTGTTTGCTCTGTTAAAGTCAATGATAGTGCAATTGCAGCAGAAAGATTTTGGCTCAATGTGTCGG AGGCAGTGGGTGCTCCTACTGAAGTATCAGTCAGTGCATTAGGGTATGGAGTTGTGTTAGTGAGCTGGAAATGGTCAAGTGTATACAAACAGTCACATCGTATTGTGTTGTATCATGATGGTTTGATGGTTAAGTCTGAGGTTGTTGGATCAGAAGCATCGAGTGCAGCTATTTCATATGGCACTGGAAATACGAAGTACATTGTCATTGTTGAGGCAATTAGTGCTGAAGGAGTCTACTTACCGAGCAAACCAGTGGAGTTTACATCATCCGTAGCAGTGGAGATGACATTGGTTTGGAATG GATTTGAGGGAGATGATACGACATCTGATGTGATGGCAAGAACAAGGGGGACACCTCGGGCTACCACCAGGTCTACTATTCGCAGTCATCAGAGTACACCTCCTTCTCATAGTGATGGCAAAGCTTCCAGCAATTTTGTGATTCCTGTcgtggtatgtgtgtgtgtgcctgtgatTGTGGGTCCACTCGTCATTTTCTTGATTGTGAGGAAAAGAATTACTACTAAACGATATGAAACTCAACACGATAGCAAGTCAACTAAAGATATGGAGATAGATACAAGTAGTCAGACATGA
- the LOC134177228 gene encoding hemicentin-1-like isoform X1, which produces MLYALLISGRQIFLSCGLLAIACTAVRGRREPFSIPVAPTIRLLLVPSSVPQGATPTFVCEIAGNPLPVILEWRKDNDLLTSSSKRIRILNDKSILVIHRLSPRDGGLYECFAEAGGLRLNASTWLRVIVPPVIHNVTNATAVVGENVTLTCLAKQHLFLRWKFNGSFVDHMPRYRVIGMGEQLVIKNIRETDHGWYLCQAFNEAFNSIEKVHLFVLIPPQMISGPQNTFVPLLWKVAFTCVSSGRPKPTSLWIHNKEVVALDKRPNVAIYPDHIEIANVTLQDEGEYCCEVVSDAGIAPSNCTTLTVLGHVAVLLSTVVHIMWGNKVTLNCSVASLDISEVQWTVNGAVVDSKLHSRLAQFDSRQLDVDGVLYSDSHLNIVCSVKVNDSAIAAERFWLNVSEAVGAPTEVSVSALGYGVVLVSWKWSSVYKQSHRIVLYHDGLMVKSEVVGSEASSAAISYGTGNTKYIVIVEAISAEGVYLPSKPVEFTSSVAVEMTLVWNGFEGDDTTSDVMARTRGTPRATTRSTIRSHQSTPPSHSDGKASSNFVIPVVVCVCVPVIVGPLVIFLIVRKRITTKRYETQHDSKSTKDMEIDTSSQT; this is translated from the exons ATGCTGTACGCTCTACTGATTTCAGGACGGCAAATATTTCTGTCGTGTGGCTTGCTGGCCATTGCTTGCACAGCAGTCCGTGGCAGGCGTG AGCCATTTTCTATTCCTGTTGCTCCAACTATACGATTGCTACTTGTTCCGAGCAGTGTTCCCCAAGGAGCCACTCCTACTTTTGTCTGTGAAATAGCTGGAAATCCATTGCCTGTCATTTTAGAGTGGCGAAAGGACAATGACTTGCTCACTTCATCAAGCAAGCGAATTCGAATACTAAATGACAAATCAATACTTGTAATTCATCGTTTATCACCTCGGGATGGAGGGCTTTATGAATGCTTTGCAGAAGCAGGAGGACTAAGACTGAATGCCAGTACTTGGCTTCGAGTTATTG TTCCTCCTGTTATACATAACGTCACCAATGCAactgcagtagttggagaAAATGTGACTCTGACGTGTTTGGCTAAACAACACTTGTTCTTGCGGTGGAAATTTAATGGATCTTTTGTAGATCATATGCCACGATATCGGGTAATAGGGATGGGAGAGCAGTTGGTTATAAAGAACATTCGTGAGACAGATCACGGATGGTATCTGTGCCAAGCATTCAATGAAGCATTTAACTCTATAGAAAAAGTTCATCTCTTTGTGCTAA TTCCTCCACAAATGATATCGGGGCCTCAGAATACATTTGTTCCTTTATTATGGAAGGTTGCTTTTACTTGTGTGAGTTCCGGTCGTCCCAAACCAACTTCTTTGTGGATACACAATAAAGAAGTTGTTGCATTAGACAAACGGCCTAATGTTGCCATATATCCAGATCACATAGAAATCGCTAATGTTACACTTCAAGATGAAGGCGAATATTGTTGTGAAGTTGTTAGCGATGCAGGCATAGCACCATCAAACTGCACAACGTTGACGGTTCTGG GTCACGTGGCAGTGCTTCTAAGCACAGTTGTTCACATCATGTGGGGAAATAAGGTGACACTGAACTGCAGTGTTGCTTCCTTGGATATCTCTGAAGTCCAGTGGACTGTCAATGGTGCTGTTGTAGACAGCAAGTTGCACTCACGGCTTGCTCAGTTTGACAGTCGACAGCTGGATGTTGACGGGGTGCTTTATAGTGATAGTCATTTGAATATTGTTTGCTCTGTTAAAGTCAATGATAGTGCAATTGCAGCAGAAAGATTTTGGCTCAATGTGTCGG AGGCAGTGGGTGCTCCTACTGAAGTATCAGTCAGTGCATTAGGGTATGGAGTTGTGTTAGTGAGCTGGAAATGGTCAAGTGTATACAAACAGTCACATCGTATTGTGTTGTATCATGATGGTTTGATGGTTAAGTCTGAGGTTGTTGGATCAGAAGCATCGAGTGCAGCTATTTCATATGGCACTGGAAATACGAAGTACATTGTCATTGTTGAGGCAATTAGTGCTGAAGGAGTCTACTTACCGAGCAAACCAGTGGAGTTTACATCATCCGTAGCAGTGGAGATGACATTGGTTTGGAATG GATTTGAGGGAGATGATACGACATCTGATGTGATGGCAAGAACAAGGGGGACACCTCGGGCTACCACCAGGTCTACTATTCGCAGTCATCAGAGTACACCTCCTTCTCATAGTGATGGCAAAGCTTCCAGCAATTTTGTGATTCCTGTcgtggtatgtgtgtgtgtgcctgtgatTGTGGGTCCACTCGTCATTTTCTTGATTGTGAGGAAAAGAATTACTACTAAACGATATGAAACTCAACACGATAGCAAGTCAACTAAAGATATGGAGATAGATACAAGTAGTCAGACATGA
- the LOC134176837 gene encoding uncharacterized protein LOC134176837 isoform X2, with translation MSVPVLSFLLLVTTISDQKYVAGATGGEGDASSVGIRINSNNVDVGENVRIWCLRRATQQAIRVEQWKFSGRFISDDVRFLKRTVSTFNELFIKSAQISDSGDYTCVTLLGQQTETLHVSAPIMARTVAPFTARVGSNVTLRCDANNYNYIFWYRSSGNVSALDTARTVINGSFLVITDVQMGDNGSYTCEVIANKAVHLKVELIVLPNAPTHQTISDTTIVTYADIKASGTISKSHSPSNSETEPAIMTCTQQPVTETTNGWPSWLLPVCITSGAFIILCLGILVYYLAQRIIQKRIRMQYDCRGRTTEGVSAENPTYSLKTPTSKHWQRKKEEDVRPVGLHFYETIQPSNDTDAGPAVDSAGYAVMHSPMRGVTVGDDTSPTSTTELLLPQTAGYMVMNQITVKTDEKDGVNEIIENNNEGDK, from the exons ATGAGCGTTCCTGTATTATCGTTTCTACTGCTTGTCACTACGATTTCTGACCAAAAGTACGTTGCAGGAGCAACTGGTGGAGAAG GTGATGCGTCGAGTGTGGGTATCAGAATCAATTCAAACAACGTCGATGTAGGAGAAAATGTCCGAATTTGGTGTCTTCGGAGAGCCACGCAGCAAGCCATTAGAGTCGAGCAATGGAAATTCAGTGGTCGTTTTATCAGTGATGACGTGCGATTTTTGAAGAGAACGGTCTCTACATTTAACGAATTATTCATAAAGAGTGCACAAATATCGGACAGCGGGGACTACACCTGCGTGACTCTGTTgggacaacaaacagaaacgcTTCACGTATCTG CTCCAATAATGGCGCGTACAGTGGCACCGTTCACTGCACGAGTTGGCAGCAATGTGACGTTGCGATGTGATGCTAACAACTACAACTACATCTTTTGGTATCGGTCCTCGGGTAATGTGTCCGCACTAGACACTGCTCGCACTGTGATAAACGGATCTTTTCTCGTTATTACCGACGTGCAAATGGGTGACAACGGAAGCTACACATGTGAAGTGATTGCCAACAAGGCGGTGCATTTGAAAGTAGAGCTCATAGTGTTGCCTAATGCTCCCACACATCAAACCATCTCGGATACAACTATAGTCACATATGCAGACATCAAAg CTTCTGGGACTATTTCTAAGTCTCACTCACCAAGCAATTCAGAAACAGAACCTGCAATCATGACCTGTACACAACAACCCGTCACAGAGACGACAAACG GCTGGCCATCTTGGTTGCTACCAGTTTGCATCACCTCCGGTGCATTCATCATTCTGTGCTTGGGTATATTGGTCTACTACTTGGCTCAACGCATTATTCAGAAACGGATAAGAATGCAATACGACT GCCGTGGTCGCACAACCGAAGGAGTAAGTGCTGAAAATCCGACTTACAGCTTGAAAACTCCGACATCGAAGCATTGGCAAAGGAAGAAAGAGGAGGACGTGAGACCGGTCGGTTTGCACTTTTACGAGACTATACAGCCGAGCAACGACACAGACGCGGGACCTGCCGTCGACTCTGCCGGCTACGCAGTCATGCACAGTCCGATGCGCGGCGTGACCGTGGGAGACGACACATCGCCTACAAGTACGACGGAGCTTCTACTGCCACAAACTGCTGGATATATGGTCATGAATCAGATTACCGTTAAAACTGATGAAAAAGATGGAGTCAACGAAATAATCGAAAACAACAACGAAGGGGATAAATGA
- the LOC134176837 gene encoding uncharacterized protein LOC134176837 isoform X1, with the protein MSVPVLSFLLLVTTISDQKYVAGATGGEGDASSVGIRINSNNVDVGENVRIWCLRRATQQAIRVEQWKFSGRFISDDVRFLKRTVSTFNELFIKSAQISDSGDYTCVTLLGQQTETLHVSAPIMARTVAPFTARVGSNVTLRCDANNYNYIFWYRSSGNVSALDTARTVINGSFLVITDVQMGDNGSYTCEVIANKAVHLKVELIVLPNAPTHQTISDTTIVTYADIKVSNRLAVASGTISKSHSPSNSETEPAIMTCTQQPVTETTNGWPSWLLPVCITSGAFIILCLGILVYYLAQRIIQKRIRMQYDCRGRTTEGVSAENPTYSLKTPTSKHWQRKKEEDVRPVGLHFYETIQPSNDTDAGPAVDSAGYAVMHSPMRGVTVGDDTSPTSTTELLLPQTAGYMVMNQITVKTDEKDGVNEIIENNNEGDK; encoded by the exons ATGAGCGTTCCTGTATTATCGTTTCTACTGCTTGTCACTACGATTTCTGACCAAAAGTACGTTGCAGGAGCAACTGGTGGAGAAG GTGATGCGTCGAGTGTGGGTATCAGAATCAATTCAAACAACGTCGATGTAGGAGAAAATGTCCGAATTTGGTGTCTTCGGAGAGCCACGCAGCAAGCCATTAGAGTCGAGCAATGGAAATTCAGTGGTCGTTTTATCAGTGATGACGTGCGATTTTTGAAGAGAACGGTCTCTACATTTAACGAATTATTCATAAAGAGTGCACAAATATCGGACAGCGGGGACTACACCTGCGTGACTCTGTTgggacaacaaacagaaacgcTTCACGTATCTG CTCCAATAATGGCGCGTACAGTGGCACCGTTCACTGCACGAGTTGGCAGCAATGTGACGTTGCGATGTGATGCTAACAACTACAACTACATCTTTTGGTATCGGTCCTCGGGTAATGTGTCCGCACTAGACACTGCTCGCACTGTGATAAACGGATCTTTTCTCGTTATTACCGACGTGCAAATGGGTGACAACGGAAGCTACACATGTGAAGTGATTGCCAACAAGGCGGTGCATTTGAAAGTAGAGCTCATAGTGTTGCCTAATGCTCCCACACATCAAACCATCTCGGATACAACTATAGTCACATATGCAGACATCAAAg TTTCTAATCGCCTTGCTGTAGCTTCTGGGACTATTTCTAAGTCTCACTCACCAAGCAATTCAGAAACAGAACCTGCAATCATGACCTGTACACAACAACCCGTCACAGAGACGACAAACG GCTGGCCATCTTGGTTGCTACCAGTTTGCATCACCTCCGGTGCATTCATCATTCTGTGCTTGGGTATATTGGTCTACTACTTGGCTCAACGCATTATTCAGAAACGGATAAGAATGCAATACGACT GCCGTGGTCGCACAACCGAAGGAGTAAGTGCTGAAAATCCGACTTACAGCTTGAAAACTCCGACATCGAAGCATTGGCAAAGGAAGAAAGAGGAGGACGTGAGACCGGTCGGTTTGCACTTTTACGAGACTATACAGCCGAGCAACGACACAGACGCGGGACCTGCCGTCGACTCTGCCGGCTACGCAGTCATGCACAGTCCGATGCGCGGCGTGACCGTGGGAGACGACACATCGCCTACAAGTACGACGGAGCTTCTACTGCCACAAACTGCTGGATATATGGTCATGAATCAGATTACCGTTAAAACTGATGAAAAAGATGGAGTCAACGAAATAATCGAAAACAACAACGAAGGGGATAAATGA
- the LOC134177396 gene encoding uncharacterized protein LOC134177396 yields the protein MSCAQGAVTKAANGWPSWLLPVCIVSAAFATLSLGLAVYCIVRRIRKKLQSDSSWRTTKEVCAENPTYSLKTHAKQSQNHNKDERPVGLHLYETIQPSSQTDAKPDVDPAGYTVMQNGMNGVTAERDITPTSTTGLLPLHDPGYMVMNKQLSVENVENDKVDEINENSKEGEKPRADVNE from the exons ATGAGTTGTGCACAAGGCGCTGTCACAAAGGCAGCAAACG GTTGGCCATCTTGGTTGCTACCAGTTTGTATCGTTTCTGCTGCATTTGCCACTCTAAGTTTGGGTTTAGCGGTCTACTGCATAGTTCGACGCATTCGAAAAAAACTGCAATCTGACA GCAGTTGGCGCACAACCAAAGAAGTATGTGCTGAAAATCCGACTTACTCCTTGAAAACTCACGCAAAGCAATCACAAAATCACAATAAGGACGAGAGGCCAGTTGGTTTGCACTTGTACGAGACTATACAGCCGAGCAGTCAAACAGACGCGAAACCCGACGTCGACCCTGCCGGTTACACAGTCATGCAGAATGGGATGAACGGCGTGACCGCTGAGAGAGACATCACACCAACAAGCACCACGGGCCTCCTACCGTTACACGATCCTGGATATATGGTCATGAATAAACAACTTAGCGTCGAAAATGTGGAAAACGACAAAGTCGACGAAATTAACGAAAACAGCAAGGAAGGTGAAAAACCAAGAGCTGATGTCAACGAGTGA
- the LOC134177045 gene encoding uncharacterized protein LOC134177045 — MLFVIFLTCFTVTSKAVENSLELTSSSASGNQVDGLENVGAIGLSCKHHVQMGQQKKERVWYKDGLELNKSTFDVSAMQLVGAERWKLYLHNLRTSLSGCYKCCVFVMKRQICSNIMKVIIHKLPSFILFKNIIVGKQGSNVTISMEVNGSSLSFWHSFWAKNSTPLFSTVRDLNFTKQSTYMLTLTLTNVNSCDAGQYHVELSNNHWKQKSPTIAVFVEVFPAAPLRPDVHSMDTSLATGPQLRVQWQMPHVWNNNDSEMNLQADHFVVYYQMKEDDYLRLQRWHEVVVFGEHDTVITGLSPCTVYEVKVAGCNSIGCGDLSASAVGKTRSDPNREQLHNKLYMGQHSGMLLFKDGDDVAPLCVSSSHELDASFALCNILLYLDDTNDTAAYDYVFIVYPRCALNHATLSNCNYSCPAKAATCTSSQQLVDLRTLCGLHPTVDTNVGSSSWDIIGGSIGCVFFVILVGVVFAVCIVKRKSI, encoded by the exons ATGCTATTTGTAATATTTCTTACTTGCTTTACGGTCACCAGCAAAG CCGTTGAAAATTCACTCGAGTTAACATCCTCTTCTGCGTCTGGGAATCAAGTTGATGGTCTTGAGAATGTGGGGGCAATCGGCCTTTCTTGCAAGCACCATGTCCAGATGGGTCAGCAGAAAAAGGAACGTGTATGGTACAAAGACGGTTTAGAATTGAACAAGAGCACCTTCGATGTATCGGCCATGCAACTGGTTGGCGCTGAACGCTGGAAACTGTATCTTCACAACCTTAGAACTAGCTTATCTGGATGCTACAAGTGTTGTGTCTTTGTGATGAAACGACAGATATGCAGCAATATTATGAAGGTTATCATCCACA AGCTTCCCAGTTTCATTCTTTTCAAAAATATAATTGTTGGTAAACAAGGCAGCAATGTCACGATATCGATGGAAGTCAATGGCAGCAGTCTATCATTCTGGCACAGCTTTTGGGCTAAGAACTCTACTCCGTTGTTCTCGACCGTTCGAGACCTAAACTTTACCAAACAGTCAACCTACATGTTAACACTAACTCTAACTAACGTGAACAGTTGTGATGCTGGACAATATCACGTCGAGCTCTCGAACAACCACTGGAAACAAAAAAGTCCTACTATTGCTGTCTTTGTCGAAG TTTTTCCTGCTGCTCCTCTGAGACCTGATGTTCACAGCATGGATACAAGTCTTGCAACCGGTCCACAGCTACGAGTTCAATGGCAAATGCCACACGTCTGGAACAACAATGATAGCGAGATGAACTTGCAGGCTGATCATTTTGTAGTGTATTATCAAATGAAAGAAGATGATTATCTACGTCTTCAGCGGTGGCATGAAGTTGTTGTATTTGGAGAACATGACACGGTTATTACTGGACTGTCTCCATGTACTGTGTATGAAGTGAAGGTCGCTGGATGTAATTCAATTGGATGCGGTGATCTAAGTGCGTCTGCAGTGGGCAAGACACGCTCTGATCCAAATAGAG AACAGTTGCATAATAAACTGTACATGGGCCAACATAGTGGCATGTTGTTGTTTAAAGACGGCGATGATGTGGCACCGCTTTGTGTGTCTTCATCACACGAATTAGACGCAtcgtttgcgttgtgcaacatTCTATTGTATTTGGATGACACAAACGACACAGCAGCATATGACTACGTCTTCATCGTTTATCCACGCTGTGCTCTAAATCACGCGACTCTGAGCAATTGCAACTACAGTTGTCCTGCCAAAGCAGCAACGTGCACATCATCTCAGCAACTTGTCGATCTCCGTACACTATGTGGATTACACCCGACTGTTGACACTA ATGTTGGGTCTAGCTCTTGGGATATCATTGGAGGTTCGATTGGCTGTGTCTTCTTTGTGATTCTAGTTGGAGTCGTTTTCGCTGTGTGCATTGTCAAACGGAAATCCATCTGA